A stretch of the Nitrospirota bacterium genome encodes the following:
- a CDS encoding SulP family inorganic anion transporter — MEAIKLFPFLQWWSRVNRRTARADIIAGITGAIIVLPQGVAFAMIAGLPPEYGLYSAMVPTIIAALFGSSRHLISGPTTAISIVIFTTVSPLSTPGSAEYIQMVITLTFLAGIFQLSLGMARLGALVNFVSHSVVVGFTAGAAILIGTSQLSNLFGVPGSKRHAFIHVLTDLVHRLPEINYTVLTIGLVTLIAALVFRRYLPRWPGMLFAMIIGSLLAILMKGGEHGVRLVGSLPAHLPPFSLPDLSTADVRLLAPAALAIAMLGLTEAVSIARSVATRSHQRIDSNQEFIGQGLSNVMGSFFSSYASSGSFTRTGLNYEAGAKTPMSGVYSAVALAVILLLIAPLTAYLPIASMAGILLLVAYNLIDFRHLRAIIRTSPSEAAVLAVTFFSTLLVELEFAIYVGVILSLLLYLNRTSHPHFITLAPDPESDRRSFTNILKKPLLECPQLKIIRMDGSLFFGAVDHFAQEMRAITRQSPEQAHLLLVGSGINFIDSAGCEALAEESHRLHLTGRKLYLCSLKGDVLNVLKRGECIKHIGEENIFRSKIEAIEKIVPRLDPERCRVCTARIFNECAQMPGAKP, encoded by the coding sequence ATGGAAGCGATAAAATTATTCCCCTTTCTCCAGTGGTGGTCGCGGGTCAACCGCCGCACTGCGCGTGCCGATATCATTGCCGGCATTACCGGTGCGATCATCGTTCTTCCCCAAGGCGTTGCCTTTGCCATGATCGCCGGACTGCCCCCTGAATACGGACTCTATTCGGCAATGGTGCCGACGATCATCGCCGCGCTGTTCGGCTCCTCGCGCCACCTCATCTCCGGGCCCACGACCGCCATTTCCATCGTGATCTTTACCACGGTCAGCCCCCTGTCAACTCCGGGCAGCGCGGAGTACATCCAGATGGTGATCACCCTCACCTTCCTTGCCGGAATATTTCAGCTTTCGCTGGGAATGGCGCGCCTCGGCGCGCTCGTTAATTTTGTTTCCCATTCCGTGGTGGTCGGCTTCACCGCCGGCGCAGCCATCCTCATAGGAACAAGCCAGCTCAGTAATCTTTTTGGTGTCCCTGGCTCGAAAAGACATGCCTTTATCCATGTCCTGACGGACCTCGTTCACCGTCTGCCTGAGATAAATTACACGGTGCTCACGATCGGACTCGTCACACTGATCGCCGCTCTGGTGTTCAGAAGATATCTTCCGCGCTGGCCGGGAATGCTCTTTGCCATGATCATCGGCAGTCTCCTGGCCATTCTTATGAAAGGCGGCGAACACGGCGTGCGGCTCGTCGGATCCCTGCCCGCGCACCTGCCGCCATTCTCCTTACCCGACCTTTCTACAGCCGACGTGCGTCTCCTGGCGCCGGCCGCGCTCGCGATAGCGATGCTCGGGCTGACGGAGGCGGTCTCCATCGCCCGCTCCGTGGCCACGCGTTCTCACCAGCGCATCGACAGCAACCAGGAGTTCATCGGCCAGGGTCTTTCGAATGTTATGGGAAGCTTCTTTTCAAGCTATGCCTCGTCGGGCTCGTTCACCCGCACGGGACTGAATTATGAAGCCGGGGCAAAAACACCGATGTCCGGCGTTTATTCCGCAGTAGCCCTTGCCGTTATCCTCCTGCTCATTGCTCCGCTCACCGCTTATCTCCCGATCGCTTCCATGGCGGGTATTCTCCTGCTCGTCGCGTATAATCTCATCGATTTTCGACACCTCAGGGCTATCATAAGAACGAGCCCCTCCGAGGCAGCCGTTCTTGCCGTTACTTTTTTCTCAACGCTTCTCGTGGAACTGGAGTTCGCCATTTACGTGGGCGTGATCCTTTCGCTCCTGCTCTATCTCAACCGTACGTCCCACCCGCATTTCATCACGCTTGCCCCTGATCCCGAGAGTGACCGGCGGAGCTTCACCAATATTCTGAAAAAGCCACTGCTGGAATGTCCCCAGCTCAAGATCATCCGGATGGACGGCTCGCTCTTTTTCGGCGCGGTCGACCATTTTGCGCAGGAAATGCGCGCTATCACAAGGCAGAGTCCCGAACAGGCCCACCTCCTGCTCGTCGGCAGCGGCATCAACTTCATCGACTCCGCCGGATGCGAAGCCCTAGCCGAGGAGTCGCACCGCCTTCATCTGACCGGAAGAAAGCTCTATCTCTGTTCGCTCAAGGGAGATGTGCTGAATGTGTTGAAGCGCGGAGAATGCATAAAGCATATCGGCGAGGAAAACATCTTCCGTTCGAAGATAGAGGCGATAGAAAAGATAGTTCCCCGGCTTGATCCGGAACGGTGCCGCGTCTGCACGGCGCGCATCTTCAATGAGTGCGCGCAGATGCCGGGTGCGAAACCCTGA
- a CDS encoding prevent-host-death protein codes for MKVYTYSTARARLSSVLEESKTEEIIIKRRKGELYAVTPKTAFLRSPFDIPSSGLKTNVTADDIVGMVRESRERPYKTRRPSRKAKGAS; via the coding sequence ATGAAAGTGTATACCTATTCAACGGCGCGAGCCAGGCTCTCCTCTGTTCTCGAGGAGTCAAAGACGGAAGAGATCATAATCAAGCGCAGGAAAGGGGAACTGTATGCAGTAACGCCCAAGACGGCGTTTCTTCGCTCACCATTCGACATCCCAAGTTCCGGGCTGAAAACGAACGTCACTGCAGATGACATTGTCGGTATGGTACGCGAGTCTCGTGAGCGCCCCTATAAAACCCGTCGTCCATCACGCAAGGCGAAGGGAGCATCTTAG
- a CDS encoding type II toxin-antitoxin system Phd/YefM family antitoxin, with amino-acid sequence MKVLPLSEVKNNLSKLVEQLHTTHEEITVTRNGRAAAVIMSPEEFDGWKETMEILADKEFTREIRRGIKNIKKKGRVYHRTEDITGLKG; translated from the coding sequence ATGAAGGTATTGCCGCTTTCGGAAGTAAAGAACAACCTGAGCAAACTTGTTGAACAACTTCATACCACGCATGAAGAGATAACGGTCACGAGAAACGGCCGCGCAGCCGCCGTCATCATGAGTCCCGAAGAATTCGACGGCTGGAAGGAAACGATGGAAATTCTCGCGGACAAGGAATTCACGCGGGAAATTCGTCGCGGTATAAAGAACATAAAGAAAAAGGGAAGAGTGTATCATCGGACCGAGGACATTACCGGCCTGAAAGGATAA
- a CDS encoding YgiT-type zinc finger protein, with the protein MKETMIETEVAYTVELGGRFYIIEHVPARVCRETGEQYFSPETVEHIQALIKGGKKPDKMIETPVYEFV; encoded by the coding sequence ATGAAAGAAACAATGATCGAAACAGAGGTTGCCTACACGGTGGAACTGGGCGGACGCTTTTACATTATTGAGCACGTGCCGGCCAGGGTATGCCGGGAGACCGGAGAGCAGTATTTTTCTCCTGAGACAGTGGAACATATCCAGGCATTGATCAAGGGTGGGAAAAAGCCGGACAAAATGATCGAAACCCCGGTTTATGAATTCGTTTAG
- a CDS encoding ABC transporter ATP-binding protein, translated as MIKLINLTKNYGKLTAVNKINLDIAQGEIFGFLGPNGAGKTTTIKMMAGLLQPTNGSILIGGYDVQEEPIKAKFITGFIPDRPFLYEKLTAKEFMHFVAELYDMSGPGKRVSELLELFGLPEWADELVENFSHGMKQRLVMAAALLHDPKVLVVDEPMVGLDPRGARLVKDIFKELAAKGVTVFMSTHTLEIVEQMCTRVAIINKGDIIAEGSVEDLGRMASMPESHLEPIFLKLTGGDEAI; from the coding sequence ATGATCAAACTCATCAACCTCACCAAGAATTACGGCAAGCTTACCGCCGTGAACAAGATCAATCTCGATATAGCGCAGGGCGAGATCTTCGGCTTCCTCGGCCCGAACGGCGCGGGCAAGACCACGACCATCAAGATGATGGCGGGTCTGCTCCAGCCTACCAACGGCAGCATTCTTATCGGCGGATATGATGTCCAGGAAGAACCGATCAAGGCAAAGTTCATCACTGGTTTCATACCGGACAGGCCGTTCCTGTACGAAAAGCTCACGGCAAAGGAATTCATGCATTTCGTGGCCGAGCTGTATGACATGAGTGGCCCGGGCAAGCGCGTGAGTGAACTCCTCGAGCTGTTCGGACTTCCTGAATGGGCCGATGAACTGGTCGAGAACTTCTCGCACGGCATGAAACAGCGCCTCGTCATGGCCGCGGCCCTGCTGCATGACCCGAAAGTCCTGGTGGTGGACGAACCCATGGTCGGCCTGGACCCGCGCGGCGCGCGGCTCGTGAAGGACATCTTCAAGGAACTCGCTGCAAAGGGCGTCACGGTGTTCATGTCCACGCATACGCTCGAGATCGTGGAGCAGATGTGCACCCGTGTCGCCATCATCAATAAGGGCGATATCATCGCGGAAGGCAGCGTCGAAGACCTCGGCCGCATGGCGAGCATGCCCGAAAGCCATCTGGAACCGATCTTCCTGAAACTGACCGGCGGGGATGAGGCGATATAA
- a CDS encoding type II toxin-antitoxin system RelE/ParE family toxin, protein MKKRIHDALDQIRVQPGEGKPLQRELKGYRSFRIGKFRIIYRAMVKEIEVVALGPRRTIYEETTRLMRQDDDSSG, encoded by the coding sequence TTGAAGAAACGAATTCATGATGCCCTCGATCAGATTCGTGTGCAGCCGGGCGAAGGGAAACCACTTCAGCGGGAATTGAAAGGTTATCGAAGCTTCAGGATCGGCAAGTTCAGGATTATTTATCGCGCAATGGTGAAAGAAATAGAAGTAGTCGCCCTCGGCCCGCGCCGTACGATTTATGAAGAAACGACGAGGCTGATGAGACAGGATGATGATAGCTCAGGTTGA